The window CCTTCCTGCTGGGACGGACCGTCGCACGCGAGTGGGTGCTGCAACGGCTGCCGAAGTGGCCGCTGTGCGCCGCCATCGACCAGGTCATCGGCGACCAGGGCTTCAAGATCGTGTTGCTGCTCAGGCTCTCTCCCGTCCTCCCGTTCGGCCTGCTCAGCTACGCGCTGGGGCTCACGCGCGTCCGCCTGCGCGACTACGTCCTGGGCTCGTTCCTGGGCATGCTGCCGGCGACGATCCTCTACGTGTACGTCGGCTCGCTGGGCACCAACGCCGGGGACCTGCTGCATGGGAGTGGGGCGGCGGCCGGCATCGTGACCCAGGCCCTGCGGTGGGCCGGTCTCGCCGCGACGGCCTTGGTGGTGGTGCTGGTCGTCCGCCGCGCGAGAAA is drawn from Gemmatimonadales bacterium and contains these coding sequences:
- a CDS encoding TVP38/TMEM64 family protein; protein product: MTRTTRLVLGAAVVAEVAGVVLVAPLDRWALPFVEWIRSAGATAAVVYVAVYVVATLALLPASLLTAAAGFAFGPVWGILVASPTSVLAATVAFLLGRTVAREWVLQRLPKWPLCAAIDQVIGDQGFKIVLLLRLSPVLPFGLLSYALGLTRVRLRDYVLGSFLGMLPATILYVYVGSLGTNAGDLLHGSGAAAGIVTQALRWAGLAATALVVVLVVRRARKLLRETCKEDAAGNPLVAA